Proteins encoded together in one Thermomonospora curvata DSM 43183 window:
- the cas6 gene encoding CRISPR-associated endoribonuclease Cas6, which translates to MYGLLKSQDPELSQQLHDVGWQGHALRPLAISPPIFSGAKKRKGAYATSSKGSVWIGSPVPRIAGCLLAALAGRQHLRWGEATLQIKGVEVENTPDHSSGEAVFETVSPVILKHEGRYLLPGDAAYEERLVHNLRHKADVLGLPSDVRVEVLAAGPRRRFDVQGAMRIGATVKLSITAAPRLLDAIYDWGLGLVSIQGFGWIR; encoded by the coding sequence GTGTACGGGCTGTTGAAGTCGCAAGACCCGGAGCTGTCTCAGCAACTGCACGACGTGGGATGGCAGGGGCATGCGCTTCGGCCGCTGGCGATCTCACCGCCGATCTTTTCGGGGGCCAAAAAGCGCAAGGGCGCGTATGCGACCTCTTCGAAGGGTTCGGTGTGGATCGGGTCGCCGGTTCCCCGGATCGCCGGCTGCCTGCTGGCCGCCCTGGCCGGCCGGCAGCACCTGCGGTGGGGTGAGGCGACCTTGCAGATCAAGGGAGTGGAGGTGGAGAACACACCGGACCACTCCTCGGGCGAGGCCGTGTTCGAGACCGTCTCCCCGGTGATCCTCAAGCACGAGGGGCGCTACCTGCTTCCCGGCGATGCGGCCTATGAGGAACGCCTGGTGCACAACCTCCGGCACAAGGCCGACGTGCTGGGCCTGCCGTCGGACGTGCGGGTGGAGGTGCTGGCAGCCGGGCCCCGGCGGCGCTTCGACGTCCAGGGCGCGATGCGGATCGGCGCGACGGTCAAGCTGAGCATCACCGCCGCGCCCAGGCTCTTGGACGCCATCTACGACTGGGGGCTGGGATTGGTGTCCATCCAGGGATTCGGGTGGATCCGGTGA